In a single window of the Aminomonas paucivorans DSM 12260 genome:
- a CDS encoding M20 metallopeptidase family protein has product MTDRDLLGEATERKERIVGWRRELHAHPELRFDLPWTEGFVAGRLEEMGWGVRTGVARHGVVALLEVPGASGCVALRADMDALPLTEETGLPFAAPGETMHACGHDAHMAMLLGAAELLVRHREDLKASVKLIFQPDEEGGEGAQAMIREGVLQSPEVEAIFGCHVGCLWPDLPVGQVGVRPGVMLSANDHFRIRLLGRSAHGATPHRGVDAVVLASQVVAALQTLVSRETNPQEAAVLTIGRIEGGTAYNVVAGEVSLEGTLRSFSEPVRHRLHRRLEEVCEGVAHAMGGEAEVRISPGPPLLANDPEVTERFARTAARVAGEDRVTVLDRPGMVSEDFAFYLKACPGTFFFLAACDAAQGHTFPHHHPRFALDEGPLPLGAALLAAAALDWGAEA; this is encoded by the coding sequence ATGACCGATCGGGACCTGCTGGGGGAAGCGACGGAGAGGAAGGAGCGCATCGTGGGGTGGCGTCGGGAGCTGCACGCCCACCCGGAGCTGCGGTTCGACCTGCCCTGGACGGAGGGCTTCGTGGCGGGGCGGCTTGAGGAGATGGGCTGGGGGGTGCGCACCGGCGTGGCCCGCCACGGGGTGGTGGCGCTGCTGGAGGTCCCCGGGGCTTCGGGGTGTGTGGCTCTTCGGGCGGACATGGACGCCCTCCCCCTGACGGAGGAGACGGGGCTGCCCTTCGCCGCCCCGGGGGAGACGATGCACGCCTGCGGCCACGACGCCCACATGGCCATGCTCCTGGGGGCGGCGGAGCTGCTCGTTCGCCACCGGGAGGACCTGAAGGCCTCGGTGAAGCTGATCTTCCAGCCCGACGAGGAGGGGGGAGAGGGCGCCCAGGCCATGATCCGGGAAGGGGTCCTCCAGTCCCCGGAGGTGGAGGCCATCTTCGGCTGCCACGTGGGGTGCCTGTGGCCGGACCTGCCGGTGGGTCAGGTGGGGGTGCGCCCGGGGGTGATGCTTTCCGCCAACGACCACTTCCGGATCCGCCTCCTGGGGCGCAGCGCCCACGGGGCCACCCCTCATCGGGGGGTGGACGCGGTGGTGCTGGCCTCCCAGGTGGTGGCGGCCCTCCAGACCCTGGTGAGCCGGGAGACCAACCCCCAGGAGGCGGCGGTGCTCACCATCGGCCGCATCGAGGGGGGGACAGCCTACAACGTGGTGGCCGGGGAGGTGTCCCTGGAGGGAACCCTGCGCAGCTTCTCCGAGCCGGTGCGCCACCGGCTGCACCGGCGGCTGGAGGAGGTCTGCGAGGGGGTGGCCCACGCCATGGGAGGGGAGGCGGAGGTCCGCATCTCCCCGGGGCCGCCCCTTTTGGCCAACGATCCGGAGGTGACGGAACGCTTCGCCCGGACGGCGGCCCGGGTGGCGGGGGAGGACCGGGTGACGGTACTGGACCGTCCCGGCATGGTTTCGGAGGATTTCGCCTTCTACCTGAAGGCCTGTCCGGGGACCTTCTTCTTCCTTGCCGCCTGCGACGCGGCGCAGGGCCACACCTTCCCGCACCACCACCCCCGCTTCGCCCTGGACGAAGGCCCCCTGCCCCTGGGGGCGGCCCTCCTGGCGGCGGCGGCGTTGGACTGGGGGGCGGAGGCCTGA
- a CDS encoding formate--tetrahydrofolate ligase translates to MRTDIEIAQSASLEPIAAVAARLGIREEELELYGPHKAKVSFDLWERVKDRPDGKLVLVTAITPTPAGEGKTTTSVGLAQGLAAVGKKACVALREPSLGPVFGVKGGAAGGGRSQVVPMEDINLHFTGDLHAVSAAHNLLAALLDNSLHQGNELGIDPRRVALKRVMDMNDRTLRHIVAGLGGKADGVPREDGFDITVASEVMAILCLSTGISDLKARLAAIIVAYRPDGSPVTAGDLGAQGAMAMLLKDALKPNLVQTLEHVPAFIHGGPFANIAHGCNSLMATRYGLKLADYLVTEAGFAADLGAEKFLDIKCRLGGLHPDAAVLVATVRALKMHGGLPKERLGEENPEALEKGMPNLEKHVENLQKFGLPVVVAVNAFPTDTPRELAFVEEACARLGAPVSLCEGWAKGGAGAADLAKVVVEACGKPNGYKPLYEAELSPKEKILRIAREIYGAEGVQYTERAEGDLKTIHALGMDHLLVCMAKTQASLSDDPNKKGRPQGFTLTVREVRLSAGAGFLVPVTGSIMTMPGLPKRPAALSIDVDDRGRVTGLF, encoded by the coding sequence TTGAGGACGGACATCGAAATCGCCCAAAGCGCCTCCCTGGAGCCCATCGCGGCGGTGGCCGCCCGTCTGGGCATCCGGGAGGAGGAGCTGGAACTGTACGGCCCCCACAAGGCCAAGGTCTCCTTCGACCTGTGGGAGCGGGTGAAGGACCGCCCCGACGGCAAGCTGGTGCTGGTGACCGCCATCACCCCTACCCCCGCCGGGGAGGGAAAGACCACCACCTCCGTGGGGCTGGCCCAGGGGCTGGCGGCGGTGGGCAAGAAGGCCTGCGTGGCCCTGCGGGAACCCTCCCTGGGCCCGGTCTTCGGGGTCAAGGGAGGGGCCGCCGGGGGCGGCAGGAGCCAGGTGGTGCCCATGGAGGACATCAACCTGCACTTCACCGGGGACCTCCACGCGGTCAGCGCCGCCCACAACCTGCTGGCGGCGCTGCTGGACAACTCCCTGCACCAGGGCAACGAGCTGGGCATCGACCCCCGGCGGGTGGCCCTGAAGCGGGTGATGGACATGAACGACCGGACCCTGCGTCACATCGTGGCGGGGCTCGGAGGCAAGGCCGACGGGGTCCCCCGGGAGGACGGCTTCGACATCACCGTGGCATCGGAGGTCATGGCCATCCTCTGCCTGTCCACGGGCATCTCGGATCTCAAGGCCCGGCTGGCCGCCATCATCGTGGCCTATCGGCCCGACGGGTCCCCCGTCACCGCCGGGGACCTAGGAGCGCAGGGGGCCATGGCCATGCTCCTGAAGGACGCCCTGAAGCCCAACCTGGTGCAGACCCTGGAGCACGTCCCCGCCTTCATCCACGGAGGCCCCTTCGCCAACATCGCCCACGGCTGCAACAGCCTCATGGCCACCCGATACGGCCTGAAGCTGGCGGACTACCTGGTCACCGAGGCGGGCTTCGCCGCGGACCTGGGGGCGGAGAAATTCCTGGACATCAAGTGCCGCCTGGGGGGCCTGCACCCCGACGCGGCGGTGCTGGTGGCCACGGTGCGGGCCCTGAAAATGCACGGAGGGCTCCCCAAGGAACGGCTGGGGGAGGAGAACCCGGAGGCCCTGGAAAAAGGGATGCCCAACCTGGAAAAGCACGTGGAGAACCTGCAGAAGTTCGGCCTGCCCGTGGTGGTGGCCGTCAACGCCTTCCCCACCGACACGCCCCGGGAGCTGGCCTTCGTGGAGGAAGCCTGCGCCCGCTTGGGTGCCCCCGTGAGCCTCTGCGAGGGCTGGGCCAAGGGCGGAGCGGGGGCGGCGGACCTGGCGAAGGTGGTGGTGGAGGCCTGCGGCAAGCCCAACGGCTACAAGCCCCTCTACGAGGCGGAACTGTCTCCCAAGGAGAAGATCCTCCGCATCGCCCGGGAGATCTACGGCGCCGAAGGGGTGCAGTACACCGAGCGGGCGGAGGGGGACCTGAAGACCATCCACGCCCTGGGGATGGACCACCTGCTGGTGTGCATGGCCAAGACCCAGGCGTCCCTCTCCGACGACCCCAACAAGAAGGGCCGCCCCCAGGGCTTCACCCTTACGGTGCGGGAGGTGCGCCTCTCCGCCGGGGCGGGATTCCTGGTGCCCGTGACGGGCTCCATCATGACCATGCCTGGGCTGCCCAAACGCCCCGCCGCCCTGTCCATCGACGTGGACGACCGGGGCCGGGTGACCGGGCTGTTCTAG
- the ftcD gene encoding glutamate formimidoyltransferase → MKKILLCELNMSEGTDVAAIEKVTAALRGTPGVTVMDVDSDKDHNRTVYTWIGEPEDVLAGAQNLTEKALEIIDMSRHHGSHPRMGAVDVVPFVPVRGVEKEEALEIARRYGAFLGSKGVPVYYYEEAATKPSRQNLVDLRKGQYEALEKKMKDEAWRPDEGPFAFVPRWGATVTGVRFPLVAYNVNLRTTDVEIAKAIAKRMRFSTGGLRFVRAIGLPLEEKGMVQVSMNLTNYEKTPIPVAYDLIRSLAATYGVTVAEAELVGPVPLAALEDVVRHCLQVHRFEASQIIETHLLG, encoded by the coding sequence ATGAAGAAGATCCTGCTCTGCGAGCTCAACATGAGCGAGGGCACCGACGTCGCCGCCATCGAGAAGGTCACCGCCGCCCTGCGGGGCACCCCGGGCGTCACGGTGATGGACGTGGATTCCGACAAGGACCACAACCGCACGGTGTACACCTGGATCGGCGAGCCCGAGGACGTGCTCGCCGGGGCGCAGAACCTCACGGAGAAGGCCCTGGAGATCATCGACATGAGCCGACACCACGGCAGCCACCCCCGCATGGGGGCGGTGGACGTGGTGCCCTTCGTGCCGGTGCGGGGGGTGGAGAAGGAGGAAGCCCTCGAAATCGCCCGCCGCTACGGGGCCTTCCTGGGGTCCAAGGGGGTGCCGGTGTACTACTACGAGGAGGCCGCCACGAAGCCCTCCCGACAGAACCTGGTGGACCTCCGCAAAGGGCAGTACGAAGCCCTGGAGAAGAAGATGAAGGACGAGGCCTGGCGGCCCGACGAAGGGCCCTTCGCCTTCGTGCCCCGTTGGGGCGCCACGGTGACGGGGGTTCGGTTTCCCCTGGTGGCCTACAACGTGAACCTTCGCACCACCGACGTGGAGATCGCCAAGGCCATCGCCAAGCGCATGCGCTTCAGCACCGGGGGCCTGCGGTTCGTCCGGGCCATCGGCCTTCCCCTGGAGGAGAAGGGGATGGTGCAGGTTTCCATGAACCTCACCAACTACGAGAAGACCCCCATCCCGGTGGCCTACGACCTGATCCGCTCTCTGGCGGCCACCTACGGCGTGACGGTGGCGGAGGCGGAGCTGGTGGGCCCCGTGCCCCTGGCGGCGCTGGAGGACGTGGTGCGCCACTGCCTCCAGGTGCACCGCTTCGAGGCCTCCCAGATCATCGAGACCCATCTGTTGGGCTAG
- a CDS encoding cyclodeaminase/cyclohydrolase family protein, with protein MSLYSVLDKILDSRDATVGGGAASAVAGAMAAGLVGMVARLSLGKEYGLPDERYLALAEELDRLVRELTQGAQDDEKAFLGIKAAFALPKGTEEEKAQRRAAVETAAVGAATVPLQNGHRAARVLEICGELDGRSNPAAGSDIAAGTMLARMAVTDCALNVDANLPLIKTPGIHRDLEDRARSLKDRAK; from the coding sequence ATGTCGCTTTACAGCGTGTTGGACAAGATCCTGGACAGCCGGGACGCCACCGTGGGCGGGGGCGCCGCCTCGGCGGTGGCGGGGGCCATGGCGGCGGGGCTGGTGGGCATGGTGGCCCGCCTCTCCCTGGGCAAGGAGTACGGCCTTCCGGACGAGCGCTACCTGGCCCTGGCGGAGGAGCTGGACAGGCTGGTGCGGGAGCTGACCCAGGGAGCCCAGGACGACGAGAAGGCCTTTCTGGGCATCAAGGCCGCCTTCGCTCTGCCCAAGGGCACGGAGGAGGAGAAGGCCCAGCGGCGCGCCGCCGTGGAGACCGCCGCGGTGGGGGCCGCCACGGTGCCCCTGCAGAACGGGCACCGGGCCGCCCGGGTGCTGGAGATCTGCGGGGAGCTGGACGGCCGCTCCAACCCCGCCGCAGGTTCGGACATCGCCGCGGGCACCATGCTGGCCCGCATGGCCGTGACGGACTGCGCCCTCAACGTGGACGCCAACCTGCCCCTCATCAAGACCCCCGGGATCCACCGGGACCTGGAGGATCGGGCCCGATCCCTGAAGGACCGGGCGAAGTAG
- the hutI gene encoding imidazolonepropionase produces MERIVADLVVEEAAQLLTCAADAPDRIGLVEDGWVALAGERIVAAGTREEVEAAADLSRARRLDARGKVVAPGFVDCHTHLVFGGTRVEEYAARLATDDPKELRRRGVPTGIGVTIRATRSASEEELFLQAAARLEGMLLWGTTTVEGKSGYGLDTETELKQLRVNRLLERAYPVEVVSTFLGAHGWPEDTSKERYLDLLEREMLPAVREQGIAEFCDVWCDEGHYDAADSRRILEAGLAAGLAPKIHTGAYSHVGGAEVAASLRAASADHLNYTPRESLEALARSGVTGVLLPGIDFAVRHPRPADPRPMEEAGLELALATNCCPGCWCTSLIFVLILACRNHRLRPAEALRAATLGGARALRRGDRIGSLEPGKQGDLQIWNLSRYEDLIYHLGSNPVETVVRRGNVSVDRGRLTARTNRND; encoded by the coding sequence ATGGAACGCATCGTGGCGGACCTGGTGGTGGAGGAGGCGGCTCAGCTCCTCACCTGCGCCGCCGACGCCCCGGACCGGATCGGCCTGGTGGAGGACGGCTGGGTGGCCCTGGCGGGGGAACGCATCGTCGCGGCGGGAACCCGGGAGGAGGTGGAGGCGGCGGCGGACCTGTCCCGGGCGAGGCGCCTGGACGCCCGGGGGAAGGTGGTGGCCCCGGGTTTCGTGGACTGCCACACCCACCTGGTCTTCGGGGGCACCCGGGTGGAGGAGTACGCGGCGCGCCTCGCCACCGACGACCCGAAGGAGCTGCGCCGCCGAGGGGTACCCACGGGCATCGGCGTCACCATCCGGGCCACCCGCTCCGCCTCGGAGGAGGAGCTGTTCCTCCAGGCCGCGGCCAGGCTGGAGGGGATGCTCCTGTGGGGCACCACCACCGTGGAGGGCAAGAGCGGTTACGGTCTGGACACGGAGACGGAACTGAAACAGCTTCGGGTGAACCGCCTCCTGGAGCGGGCCTACCCGGTGGAGGTGGTCTCCACCTTCCTGGGGGCCCACGGCTGGCCCGAGGACACCTCCAAGGAGCGCTACCTGGACCTGCTGGAGCGGGAGATGCTCCCGGCGGTTCGGGAACAGGGCATCGCGGAGTTCTGCGACGTGTGGTGCGACGAGGGACACTACGACGCGGCAGACTCCCGCCGGATCCTGGAGGCGGGGCTGGCGGCGGGGCTGGCGCCGAAGATCCACACCGGGGCCTACTCCCACGTGGGCGGGGCGGAGGTGGCGGCGAGCCTTCGGGCCGCCTCGGCGGACCATCTGAACTACACCCCCCGGGAGTCCCTGGAGGCCCTGGCCCGCTCGGGGGTGACGGGGGTGCTGCTGCCGGGGATCGACTTCGCGGTGCGCCACCCCCGGCCCGCCGACCCCCGCCCCATGGAGGAGGCGGGGTTGGAGCTGGCCCTGGCCACCAACTGCTGCCCCGGGTGCTGGTGCACTTCCCTGATCTTCGTGCTGATCCTGGCCTGCCGGAACCACCGCCTCCGTCCGGCGGAGGCCCTTCGGGCTGCCACCCTGGGGGGAGCCCGGGCGCTGCGCCGGGGGGATCGCATCGGGTCTCTGGAACCGGGCAAGCAGGGGGACCTGCAGATCTGGAACCTGAGCCGCTACGAGGACCTGATCTACCACCTGGGATCCAATCCCGTGGAGACGGTGGTCCGCAGGGGGAACGTCTCCGTGGACCGGGGCCGTCTGACGGCCCGAACGAATCGGAACGACTGA
- a CDS encoding urocanate hydratase: MAGNAQILYEVKAQRGSTLRCKGWRQETILRMLENNMENAEHPEKLIIYGGNGKCARNWESYHAIVKSLKELEDDETLVVQSGMPVAVFKTHKYAPVVVMATTNFMRPSWETFYDLEAKNLTIFAQYTAAPWEYIGTQGVIEGTFETLAAVGIKHYGGHMENRILLTAGAGGMGGNQTWAMKMHGGVAIVVDADREILQRRIEKNYLDEIVPSMDEAIRLAKKHAAEGKPHSFGVVGNAADCFEEAYEKGFMPDVITEMCPCHDPISYIPSGYTPEEARELRQKDLDAYMEKARTTMKRQLKAMLAYLDKGVPVFEYGTSIRKECRDAGFPEAEAMRLPAFVADYIRPLFCEGRGPFRWTCISGDPADLKRTDQLAMELFGDDPIVGRWIPLASKHLPIEALPARICYMGFGQRKKFALAVNELIRKGEIVGPVAFSRDNLDSGSIVNPTFESERMPDGGDLISDWPMLNGLLNACGMCDLIAIQANYSMGEAVHTGVTQIADGTDDAKIRLEVAMTVDSGIGVIRHAQAGYESAKDVANGKGKLTKEGIKVPLWWEPADKVTFGPDGSDRL, translated from the coding sequence ATGGCGGGCAACGCGCAGATCCTCTACGAAGTGAAGGCTCAGCGGGGCAGCACCCTGCGCTGCAAAGGGTGGCGGCAGGAGACCATCCTCCGCATGCTGGAGAACAACATGGAGAACGCGGAGCACCCGGAGAAGCTCATCATCTACGGGGGCAACGGGAAGTGCGCCCGGAACTGGGAGTCCTACCACGCCATCGTGAAGTCCCTCAAGGAGCTGGAGGACGACGAGACCCTGGTGGTCCAGTCGGGCATGCCCGTGGCGGTCTTCAAGACCCACAAGTACGCCCCGGTGGTGGTGATGGCCACCACCAACTTCATGCGCCCCTCCTGGGAGACCTTCTACGACCTGGAGGCGAAGAACCTCACCATCTTCGCCCAGTACACCGCCGCTCCCTGGGAGTACATCGGCACCCAGGGGGTCATCGAGGGCACCTTCGAGACCCTGGCGGCCGTGGGGATCAAGCACTACGGGGGACACATGGAGAACCGGATCCTCCTCACCGCCGGAGCCGGCGGCATGGGGGGCAACCAGACCTGGGCCATGAAGATGCACGGCGGCGTGGCCATCGTGGTGGACGCGGACCGGGAGATCCTCCAGCGGCGCATCGAGAAGAACTACCTGGACGAGATCGTCCCCTCCATGGACGAGGCCATCCGGCTGGCGAAGAAGCACGCCGCGGAGGGCAAGCCCCACTCCTTCGGGGTGGTGGGCAACGCGGCGGACTGCTTCGAGGAGGCCTACGAGAAGGGCTTCATGCCCGACGTGATCACGGAGATGTGCCCCTGCCACGACCCCATCTCCTACATCCCCTCGGGCTACACCCCCGAGGAAGCCCGGGAGCTGCGGCAGAAGGACCTGGACGCCTACATGGAGAAGGCCCGGACCACCATGAAGCGGCAGCTGAAGGCCATGCTGGCCTACCTGGACAAGGGGGTTCCGGTGTTCGAGTACGGCACCAGCATCCGCAAGGAATGCCGGGACGCGGGCTTCCCGGAGGCGGAGGCCATGCGCCTGCCCGCCTTCGTGGCGGACTACATCCGGCCCCTGTTCTGCGAGGGCCGGGGCCCCTTCCGGTGGACCTGCATCTCCGGCGACCCCGCGGACCTGAAGCGCACGGACCAGCTGGCCATGGAGCTCTTCGGGGACGACCCCATCGTGGGCCGGTGGATCCCCCTGGCCAGCAAACACCTGCCCATCGAGGCCCTGCCCGCCCGGATCTGCTACATGGGCTTCGGGCAGCGCAAGAAGTTCGCCCTGGCGGTGAACGAGCTGATCCGAAAAGGGGAGATCGTGGGCCCCGTGGCCTTCTCCCGGGACAACCTGGATTCGGGCTCCATCGTGAACCCCACCTTCGAATCGGAGCGCATGCCCGACGGGGGAGACCTCATCTCCGACTGGCCCATGCTCAACGGCCTGCTCAACGCCTGCGGCATGTGCGATCTCATCGCCATCCAGGCCAACTACTCCATGGGCGAGGCGGTGCACACCGGGGTGACCCAGATCGCCGACGGCACCGACGACGCCAAGATCCGCCTGGAAGTGGCCATGACGGTGGACTCGGGCATCGGGGTGATCCGGCACGCCCAGGCGGGGTACGAGAGCGCCAAGGATGTGGCAAACGGCAAGGGCAAGCTCACCAAAGAGGGCATCAAGGTGCCCCTCTGGTGGGAACCCGCCGACAAGGTGACCTTCGGCCCCGACGGCAGCGACCGGCTGTAG
- a CDS encoding copper amine oxidase domain protein, with amino-acid sequence MTTMWKRLAPAFLLLLVLACVSWAAPGSIRVVVDGSEVKLPVPATQSGSQVVVPLKPVLEALGVTCWWESSLGPGRLTAYKGSTFVTLQAGSSMGTLQGGLVSLDVPSSLQQGWIMGPASLLSRTFGASVAWDEGSRTLTVASGPGDPPLTGKARALVEALEAAGYEVRRGAMAQLNLIDLCTWKLLPSCYGNNAGQPYLCPLLPVGATQDFPNTFPWTYRLEEREGVVILGNTPPEADYFSYRGYLTLRTFRDEGTRRRVFASLGDEVNVLSFPADGGSPFRHDFALVSTADRNLDGAVRQAAAQAGYSAFLSDTIPKPLVRMGLAADADEFGLINRAARFKDKAAGQAYLANPDVEVFRVTPRTSGVASLFGMPNLRIRGTGVFEEAAPADRAAAGGQDLLETMTELRRAILNRYGVSRDVEEMETCVWLPEGFEGIQRGIDVLGEGRDTIYLRTSGDFLLKDDPEDFVIVYGVLHNRTGKATYTNLSVYGTRYLNGVCGMDNDRLAGTAEEYLPGNPLAKYLYVAKISRRQLDAGTNVVPWGVGCNGVDLKDSIFLAFRAYLEPPTKVGPAAAELIFDRGIHFRAPSGSSGSGGGGCDAGLGMGALLPVLLLFFRRRG; translated from the coding sequence ATGACGACGATGTGGAAGCGTCTTGCCCCTGCGTTCCTGCTGCTTTTGGTTCTGGCCTGCGTGTCCTGGGCCGCCCCGGGTTCCATCCGGGTGGTGGTGGACGGGTCGGAGGTGAAGCTGCCCGTTCCCGCGACCCAGTCGGGCAGCCAGGTGGTGGTTCCCCTGAAGCCGGTGCTGGAGGCCCTGGGGGTCACCTGCTGGTGGGAGTCCTCCCTCGGCCCCGGCCGTCTCACCGCCTATAAGGGTTCGACCTTCGTCACCCTTCAGGCGGGCAGCTCCATGGGAACCCTGCAGGGAGGGCTGGTGTCCCTGGACGTGCCCTCGTCCCTCCAGCAGGGCTGGATCATGGGGCCCGCGAGCCTGCTCTCCCGCACCTTCGGGGCTTCGGTGGCCTGGGACGAGGGTTCCCGCACCCTGACCGTGGCCTCCGGTCCCGGCGATCCCCCCCTGACGGGGAAGGCCCGTGCCCTGGTGGAGGCCCTGGAGGCGGCGGGGTACGAGGTGCGCCGAGGGGCCATGGCCCAGCTCAACCTCATCGACCTGTGCACGTGGAAGCTCCTGCCCAGCTGCTACGGGAACAACGCGGGGCAGCCCTACCTGTGTCCCCTGCTCCCCGTGGGGGCGACCCAGGACTTCCCCAACACCTTCCCCTGGACCTACCGCCTGGAGGAGCGGGAGGGGGTGGTGATCCTGGGGAACACCCCCCCCGAGGCGGACTACTTCAGCTATCGGGGCTACCTGACCCTGCGGACCTTCCGGGACGAGGGGACCCGGCGGCGGGTCTTCGCCAGCCTGGGGGACGAGGTGAACGTCCTCTCCTTCCCCGCCGACGGAGGGAGCCCCTTCCGCCACGACTTCGCTCTGGTCTCCACGGCGGACCGGAACCTCGACGGGGCGGTGCGGCAGGCGGCGGCCCAGGCGGGGTATTCGGCCTTCCTCTCGGACACCATCCCCAAGCCCCTGGTCCGCATGGGCCTCGCCGCTGACGCGGACGAATTCGGCCTCATCAACCGGGCGGCGCGGTTCAAGGACAAGGCGGCGGGACAGGCCTACCTGGCAAATCCCGACGTGGAGGTCTTCCGGGTGACCCCCCGCACCTCCGGGGTGGCCAGCCTCTTCGGCATGCCGAACCTGCGGATCCGGGGGACCGGGGTCTTCGAGGAAGCCGCCCCGGCGGATCGGGCCGCCGCGGGGGGACAGGACCTTCTGGAGACCATGACGGAGCTGCGCCGGGCCATCCTGAACCGGTACGGCGTCAGCCGGGACGTGGAGGAGATGGAGACCTGCGTCTGGCTGCCCGAGGGTTTCGAGGGCATCCAGCGGGGCATCGACGTCCTGGGGGAGGGGCGGGACACCATCTACCTGCGCACCTCCGGGGACTTCCTCCTGAAGGACGACCCGGAGGACTTCGTCATCGTCTACGGGGTGCTGCACAACCGGACGGGGAAGGCCACCTACACCAACCTGAGCGTCTACGGGACGCGCTACCTCAACGGGGTCTGCGGCATGGACAACGACCGCCTCGCGGGGACCGCGGAGGAGTACCTGCCCGGCAACCCCCTGGCGAAGTACCTGTACGTGGCGAAGATCTCCCGGCGGCAGCTGGACGCCGGCACCAACGTGGTGCCCTGGGGGGTGGGGTGCAACGGCGTGGACCTGAAAGATTCCATCTTCCTGGCCTTCCGGGCCTACCTGGAGCCCCCCACGAAGGTGGGCCCCGCGGCGGCGGAGCTGATCTTCGACCGGGGCATCCACTTCCGCGCCCCCTCGGGGTCCTCCGGGTCCGGCGGCGGGGGGTGCGACGCGGGGCTGGGCATGGGAGCCCTCCTGCCGGTTCTCCTGCTGTTCTTCCGCCGACGGGGCTAG
- a CDS encoding alanine/glycine:cation symporter family protein — translation MKGMLAFSGFVWGDFMLYFLGLGALFITLRVGVVQFRHFGYAWNQTLGKFFRRQNQAQEGAQGTLSSYEALSTALANTIGSGNIVGVGLAVFWGGPGAVFWMWLMALLGMATKFTEAVMGQKYRVQDEHGIWVGGPQYYLSRGLKRFRLSWLGPFYGLMLVLTLSITEMIQCNSLAGSVHEAFGIPTLASGIAFTVLVAVIVFGGIKRIGTFAGKVVPFMAILYIAAGLVIVFTHLNQVPGLFALIFKSAFSPAAATGGFAGASVAAAMRWGCARGAFSNEAGDGAAAIAHATAAVDHPVRQGLYGIMEVFVDTILVCTTTALVVLLSGVWTDPASAKVPERLATLAFGMQWGVFGKSLVAVCLTLFAFTSMLAYVYYGEEQGNYFGGRKLAMLVRVGFIAAIFAGTFWDAEQLWPFCDVFFAFMIIPNMIGLFLLHGEYGELVREFFHTPGKYYLKDTGKAPSA, via the coding sequence ATGAAGGGAATGCTGGCGTTCTCCGGCTTCGTCTGGGGAGACTTCATGCTCTACTTCCTCGGCCTGGGGGCGCTGTTCATCACCCTGCGGGTCGGCGTCGTGCAGTTCCGCCACTTCGGCTACGCATGGAACCAGACCCTCGGCAAGTTCTTCCGCCGACAGAACCAGGCGCAGGAAGGAGCCCAGGGCACCCTTTCCTCCTACGAGGCCCTCTCCACCGCCCTGGCCAACACCATCGGCTCCGGCAACATCGTGGGGGTCGGGCTGGCGGTGTTCTGGGGCGGTCCCGGCGCGGTGTTCTGGATGTGGCTCATGGCCCTTCTGGGTATGGCCACCAAGTTCACCGAAGCGGTGATGGGACAGAAGTACCGAGTACAGGACGAGCACGGCATCTGGGTGGGAGGCCCCCAGTACTACCTGAGCCGGGGGCTGAAACGGTTCCGTCTGAGCTGGCTGGGCCCCTTCTACGGCCTCATGCTGGTGCTCACCCTGAGCATCACGGAGATGATCCAGTGCAACTCCCTGGCGGGTTCGGTGCACGAGGCCTTCGGCATCCCCACCCTGGCCTCGGGGATCGCCTTCACCGTCCTGGTGGCGGTGATCGTGTTCGGGGGCATCAAGCGCATCGGCACCTTCGCAGGCAAGGTGGTGCCCTTCATGGCGATCCTCTACATCGCCGCGGGGCTGGTGATCGTGTTCACCCACCTGAACCAGGTGCCGGGGCTCTTCGCCCTGATCTTCAAGAGCGCCTTCTCCCCCGCCGCCGCCACGGGGGGCTTCGCGGGAGCCAGCGTGGCCGCAGCCATGCGCTGGGGCTGCGCCCGGGGGGCCTTCTCCAACGAGGCGGGGGACGGGGCGGCGGCCATCGCCCACGCCACCGCCGCAGTGGACCACCCGGTTCGGCAGGGACTCTACGGCATCATGGAGGTCTTCGTGGACACCATCCTGGTGTGCACCACCACCGCCCTGGTGGTCCTCCTCTCCGGGGTATGGACCGACCCCGCCTCCGCCAAGGTGCCGGAGCGGCTGGCCACCCTGGCCTTCGGCATGCAGTGGGGGGTCTTCGGCAAGAGCCTGGTGGCGGTGTGCCTCACCCTCTTCGCCTTCACCTCCATGCTGGCCTACGTGTACTACGGGGAGGAGCAGGGGAACTACTTCGGGGGCCGCAAGCTGGCCATGCTGGTGCGGGTGGGCTTCATCGCCGCCATCTTCGCGGGGACCTTCTGGGACGCGGAGCAGCTCTGGCCCTTCTGCGACGTGTTCTTCGCGTTCATGATCATCCCCAACATGATCGGCCTGTTCCTGCTCCACGGGGAGTACGGGGAACTGGTGCGGGAGTTCTTCCACACCCCGGGCAAGTACTACCTGAAGGACACCGGGAAGGCCCCTTCCGCCTAG